The stretch of DNA TCGGCACGCCAAAAAACGGCACGAACGTCGAATTACGCATGCCGTAATCCATATCAGCGCCCAGCATCACCGGCTTGCGTTCACGCAGCCAGCGCAACACCACGCGCGCGGCGTCAGCGCGGCTTACCATTTCGGCATCGAAGCGCCCACGTGCCGCCTTGGCAACAGCTTCCAGCTCGGGGTTCGACATCGGCTGATAAAGCGAGCCACAGGTACGCTGAAGCGAGTAATTCAGAAAAATCGAACCCGCTTCGATACCAACGAAATGAAACCCCAGAAACAGCGTGGGCGGCAAATCAGGATCGGTGAGATCAATCGCGCTCTCGACCTGAATCAGTTTTTCGAGTTTTTCCGCTGAGCCGAACCATTGCACGCTACGTTCGAGATAACTGCGGATCGCATGACGAAAATGTTTTTGCGCAATGATTTCACGCTGCTCGCTACTCCATTGCGGAAAGCACAACGACAAGTTGATATGAACGATCCGTTTGCGCCGGCTGGGAATCTGGTACAACAACCAGCCCAGCCCATCTCCTAGCCGCGCGACAAACCCATAAGGCAGCAGCGCAAATAACTTCAACAGCCCAATGGCCAGTTTCGCGCCTAAACGGCTCAGCATGCAGCGCCTCCGTGCAAAAGACCGAACTCTATTGCGTCTGGTCAATATCAAAATAGTAAAAATACGACGCGCGGGGGTATTCGGCGGCCGATTAAAGAGTTCGCTATAATAATGGCTTCGCCGAGTTAATAGACAACTTGCGGGGCGAAGCCAGCCAGTATGTGACTCACAGCAGCCTGGCGTCACACATCAGCCAAGTTTTCCGCTAAAGCGTCGCCGCTTCAATTCTCCGAAGCTGGCTACGTGAACCCTAACCGTAACCACGCAGGAGTTTCAAAAGTGGCTAATAATTTCCTCTTCACTTCTGAATCTGTTTCAGAAGGCCATCCCGATAAAGTCGCGGATCAAATCTCCGACGCCATCCTCGATGCCATCCTGACGCAAGACAAATATTCCCGTGTCGCAGCCGAAACACTGTGCAACACGGGCCTTGTCGTTTTAGCAGGTGAAATCACCACGACGGCCAACGTCGATTACATTCAGATCGCCCGCGAAACCATCAAGCGCATCGGCTACGACAACACCGATTACGGCATTGATTACCGTGGTTGCGCCGTGCTTGTCGCCTATGACAAACAGTCACCGGATATTGCCCAGGGCGTCGACCGCGCGCATGACAACAATCTCGATCAGGGTGCGGGCGATCAGGGCCTGATGTTCGGCTATGCCTGCGACGAAACCTCCGAACTCATGCCCTTGCCGATCCACCTGTCGCACCGTCTGGTCGAGCGCCAGGCTAACCTGCGCCGCGATGGCCGCCTGCCCTGGCTGCGCCCGGATGCAAAATCACAGGTCACCGTGCGCTACGTCGATGGCAAGCCGCACTCCATCGACACCGTCGTGCTGTCCACCCAGCACGCACCCGATATCGAACTGTCGATGCTGCGCGAAGCTGTCATCGAAGAAGTCATCAAGCCAACCCTGCCTGCCGAATTGCTCAAGGGCGATATCAAGTTCCTCGTGAACCCCACTGGCCGTTTCGTGATTGGCGGCCCGCAAGGCGATTGCGGCCTCACGGGGCGCAAGATCATCGTCGATACCTACGGCGGTGCCGCACCGCACGGTGGCGGCGCGTTCTCGGGCAAAGACCCGTCGAAGGTTGACCGCTCAGCGGCCTACGCCGGCCGCTATGTGGCGAAGAATATCGTCGCAGGGGGGCTGGCTTCGCGCTGCCTGATTCAGGTGTCGTATGCCATTGGCGTGGCCGAGCCCACCTCGGTCATGGTGAACACGTTTGGCACGGGCCGGGTATCGGATGCGACCATCACGCGTCTGGTGCAAGAGCACTTCGACCTGCGACCCAAAGGCATCATCCAGATGCTCGACCTGCTGCGTCCGATCTACGAAAAAACCGCTGCCTACGGCCACTTCGGCCGCGAAGAGCCGGAATTTTCATGGGAAGCTACCGACAAAGCCCTCGCGCTGGCCGAAGCCGCTGGCACGGAACCCGTCGCGGCCGTCGCCTGAATGCATCTGGCACGCTAAACCGGAACCTGAATCCGAATCGATTAAACGGTTTCTTTTCCGGTTAACTTTCCTGAAAACCCGCCTGACTTCTGTCTGGCGGGTTTTTTGTTGCCCGAAAAGCAGCTCATCATGCGTATTGAATTTCCCTGCAAGCCGGGCAGTAAAAATAGCTTTTACAAGCTTCCAGCCTGCAAATCTGCTCCTTTATGATCGCGCCTCCATGCATTCAACCTGACCCGGCCAGGCAGCCCATGTCTTCACGCAGAGGGCTCTAACGGCCGTCATCGCTTCTCTCAGCGGACGCTGCCTGGCACGCCACCAAGCCGTCCAGGAAATCATGCGCGCACCGTTATCGTTCTCCTTGCTTGGGCCGTTGCATCTTCAACGCGCGGACACGCCCCTCACACTGAAGTACAACAAGGCGCGTTCGCTGCTGGCATGGCTGATCCTCGAACCCGGCTTTCATACCCGCGACAGACTGGCTGACCTGTTCTGGCCCGCTGCCAGCACGCAAAGCGGCCGCGACCGGCTCAAACGCATGCTGTCCCATTTGCGCGGCGTACTCGACGACCCGCTGTTCGACGCGAACCGCGACACGCTCCGCCTCAATCCCCAACGGCCCATCCATTGCGATGTGCGCGAGTTTCTGCAGCGCGCAGCCATGGGTCTGCATACCGTCGAGGGTGTCACCCAACCGCTGTCCCGCATGCAGCTAGGTGCCTTGTGCCACGCTGCGAGCCTTTACCGCGGCCCGTTCCTGCATGGACTCGACGTCACTGACGCGCCTTTGCTGGAGCATTGGATCCAGACCCAGCGCCAGTCGTTCGCATGCCGCGCCGAAGAAATATTGCGCGCCCTGGCACGAGGTCACGCCCAACAAGGTGCATGGCAGGAAGCCACAATCCATGCGCGATATCTGACCACGCTCACCCCCTGCGATGAAAGCGCCTGGCAATTGCTCATCGGCATCTTGATGAATAGCGGCCAGCATGCCGAAGCGCAGATCGCACTCGCCCGTTGCACTGAAGCGCTGGCGAACGGGCTGGATCTGCAACCCGCTGCGGAAACCTGCGCGCTCGTGGCGCGCCGCCGCGTCATACCTCCGGCACAGGCCGCGCAAACCGCCCCCCCCATGGCGGAAACGCCGTACCTCCAGCGCCAGCTCAGCGTGTTGTGCTGCGATCTGCAATCCGGCCTCCTGAGTGACCCCGAAGATTTGCTCACCCGGCTAGAACCCTTGCGCGACCAGTGCGCGGCGTTATTGCGGCGAGCGGGCGGTTACGTCTGCCGCGAGCCGGGCGGCAATCTGCTGGCGTACTTCGGCTTTCCTGGCGCGCTCGAACATGCGGCGCAACGGGCTGCCAACGTCGCGCTCGACATACTGCGCACGGTGCGCCCGCATCCCGATATCGCCCTCCGGATTGGGCTGCATTCCGCGCAAGTGGTCTCCCTTGCAGCCGAGGGCGTGCCAGACTGTGCCGGTATAGCGACGCGCATCGCCAGCCAGCTCGCCGTGCAAGCCGAGGCGGGGTGTCTGGTGGTCAGTGACGCCGTTCGCCATTTACTCGAAGATGCTTTCATCTGCATGCCGTGCAACATTTCGGCTACTGCCGTTGTGGGGTGGCGCGTCTATGCCGTATCCGGCGCGTATCGTGCTCACGCGCGGCGCTGCCCGCTCGTGGGCCGCACACGCGCCCTCAAGACACTGAACCAGGCCCGCACTCGCGGTCGTGCCGTGCTTCTCACGGGCGAAGCCGGAATCGGCAAGACCAGGCTGATCTCGGACTACCGCGCCGCGCTGCGCTTGCCCGGCATCGATGTGGCCTGCGAACCCGATGGCACCGATAGCGCCCTGCATCCGTTCATGCGCCGCTTGCGAACGCCGGGCCATCATGCGGGCTGGCACGGAGAACCGGCCGCGCTCGCGGCCTCGCATGCCCCTCGCGCGCTGGCCGTGCTCGAAGCACAACTCGCCTATGCAGCCCAGAGGGCGCATATAGCCCAAACACCCGACCGCGCACCTCGCCCACCCGCTACCACAACCCGCATCACGCTCAAGCACGAAGCTCATGCGATCGCTCTGCGCTATCTGCGCTGGGGGATTGCGCGTGCCGTGCCACCCGGCGGACTGCTCTGGATCGACGATCTGCAATGGGCCGATCCGCTAACACTGGCG from Paraburkholderia hayleyella encodes:
- a CDS encoding lipid A biosynthesis lauroyl acyltransferase; the protein is MTRRNRVRSFARRRCMLSRLGAKLAIGLLKLFALLPYGFVARLGDGLGWLLYQIPSRRKRIVHINLSLCFPQWSSEQREIIAQKHFRHAIRSYLERSVQWFGSAEKLEKLIQVESAIDLTDPDLPPTLFLGFHFVGIEAGSIFLNYSLQRTCGSLYQPMSNPELEAVAKAARGRFDAEMVSRADAARVVLRWLRERKPVMLGADMDYGMRNSTFVPFFGVPTCTLTAVGRLAKVGRAQVVPFIGEVLPNYKGYRLKVFKPWENYPTGDDDTDARRMNAFLEQQIPLMPEQYYWVHKRFKTRPPGEPSVY
- the metK gene encoding methionine adenosyltransferase — translated: MANNFLFTSESVSEGHPDKVADQISDAILDAILTQDKYSRVAAETLCNTGLVVLAGEITTTANVDYIQIARETIKRIGYDNTDYGIDYRGCAVLVAYDKQSPDIAQGVDRAHDNNLDQGAGDQGLMFGYACDETSELMPLPIHLSHRLVERQANLRRDGRLPWLRPDAKSQVTVRYVDGKPHSIDTVVLSTQHAPDIELSMLREAVIEEVIKPTLPAELLKGDIKFLVNPTGRFVIGGPQGDCGLTGRKIIVDTYGGAAPHGGGAFSGKDPSKVDRSAAYAGRYVAKNIVAGGLASRCLIQVSYAIGVAEPTSVMVNTFGTGRVSDATITRLVQEHFDLRPKGIIQMLDLLRPIYEKTAAYGHFGREEPEFSWEATDKALALAEAAGTEPVAAVA
- a CDS encoding AAA family ATPase, which produces MRAPLSFSLLGPLHLQRADTPLTLKYNKARSLLAWLILEPGFHTRDRLADLFWPAASTQSGRDRLKRMLSHLRGVLDDPLFDANRDTLRLNPQRPIHCDVREFLQRAAMGLHTVEGVTQPLSRMQLGALCHAASLYRGPFLHGLDVTDAPLLEHWIQTQRQSFACRAEEILRALARGHAQQGAWQEATIHARYLTTLTPCDESAWQLLIGILMNSGQHAEAQIALARCTEALANGLDLQPAAETCALVARRRVIPPAQAAQTAPPMAETPYLQRQLSVLCCDLQSGLLSDPEDLLTRLEPLRDQCAALLRRAGGYVCREPGGNLLAYFGFPGALEHAAQRAANVALDILRTVRPHPDIALRIGLHSAQVVSLAAEGVPDCAGIATRIASQLAVQAEAGCLVVSDAVRHLLEDAFICMPCNISATAVVGWRVYAVSGAYRAHARRCPLVGRTRALKTLNQARTRGRAVLLTGEAGIGKTRLISDYRAALRLPGIDVACEPDGTDSALHPFMRRLRTPGHHAGWHGEPAALAASHAPRALAVLEAQLAYAAQRAHIAQTPDRAPRPPATTTRITLKHEAHAIALRYLRWGIARAVPPGGLLWIDDLQWADPLTLALVSSLLNTPLPQRFIVLSARKPFRLPHCNLTRVTRQRLGPLAPAAREALIDYWAQDRRLDQTSRARILRTASGVPLFLEACTRDTLAHPAGPTDINPSRVPARLHDLLVTRLDATGDAKVIALCAAVIGMEFSVALLATISERSSSALAHALDVLIAHGIIEQRSATCYAFCHVLLREAAWHLQTRTTRETLQRRIDKARQASLQQQFPDDLTACGGECVELTLN